One stretch of Pontiella desulfatans DNA includes these proteins:
- a CDS encoding ATP-binding protein — MKRIAEEKIIKWANSARRKPLIIRGARQVGKTWLVENCLAKQFDRYVKINLESQPHYHGAFSGELSPEVMLNVIEASAGRIIPGKTLLFIDEIQSCPRAITALRYFYEQMPELHVVAAGSMLEFAFGEISVPVGRVQYLHLQPMTFYEFLLAIGKEVMAEKLLEPPCGHPAEIVTAIHEQLRNYFFVGGMPEAVAAYRESGSLLEAYEVHSEIITSYREDFAKYRPSVDYTCLDTVFATAAKTVGQQILYTRLYEHATGKTNHKAFDLLCKAKLMQRVASANPSGLPLGADGGKRFKAAMLDIGIMQHLCGIPPSAAVGKENLLSVYNGQLAEQFVAQELLAWHGENLHYWSRTARSANAEVDYLAVRDGRIYPVEVKSGPSGRLKSLHLCLKTYPNCEQGWVLRDGPYEELPEQKLIFWPLYSTPHLGNRQHYPMILDSGTA, encoded by the coding sequence ATGAAGCGGATCGCCGAAGAAAAAATTATAAAGTGGGCGAATTCAGCCCGACGGAAACCATTGATTATCCGGGGAGCCCGACAGGTCGGGAAAACCTGGCTGGTTGAAAATTGTCTGGCAAAGCAGTTTGACCGTTACGTCAAAATCAATCTGGAAAGCCAGCCGCACTACCATGGAGCGTTCTCGGGAGAACTCAGTCCGGAGGTCATGCTGAATGTAATCGAAGCGAGCGCGGGCCGGATTATTCCCGGAAAAACACTCTTGTTTATCGACGAAATCCAGAGCTGTCCGCGGGCCATCACCGCCTTGCGCTATTTCTACGAACAAATGCCGGAACTGCATGTGGTGGCCGCGGGTTCAATGCTTGAATTCGCCTTTGGAGAAATTTCAGTTCCTGTCGGCCGGGTGCAATATCTTCACCTTCAGCCGATGACGTTCTATGAATTTCTGCTGGCCATTGGCAAAGAGGTTATGGCGGAAAAATTACTGGAACCTCCATGCGGCCACCCGGCCGAAATTGTCACCGCCATCCATGAGCAACTGCGAAACTATTTTTTTGTCGGCGGGATGCCGGAAGCCGTTGCGGCATATCGGGAATCCGGCTCCTTGCTGGAGGCCTACGAAGTGCACTCCGAAATTATTACATCCTACCGGGAAGATTTTGCAAAATACCGCCCATCCGTCGATTACACATGTCTGGACACGGTTTTTGCGACCGCGGCCAAAACCGTCGGGCAGCAGATCCTTTACACCCGCCTTTATGAACATGCCACGGGGAAAACAAACCACAAGGCATTCGACCTGCTCTGCAAGGCAAAGCTGATGCAGCGGGTTGCTTCGGCAAACCCGTCCGGTCTGCCCCTGGGCGCGGATGGCGGAAAACGGTTTAAGGCCGCCATGCTGGACATCGGCATCATGCAGCATTTATGCGGCATCCCCCCCTCTGCCGCCGTGGGAAAGGAAAACCTTCTGTCGGTCTACAACGGACAACTTGCGGAACAGTTTGTTGCGCAAGAGCTACTGGCCTGGCACGGTGAAAATCTTCATTATTGGTCAAGAACAGCCCGCAGCGCCAATGCAGAAGTGGACTATCTGGCGGTCCGCGACGGACGGATTTATCCGGTTGAGGTCAAATCGGGGCCGTCTGGTCGCCTGAAAAGCCTGCACCTCTGCCTGAAAACATACCCCAACTGCGAACAAGGCTGGGTTTTGCGTGATGGCCCCTACGAAGAACTGCCCGAACAGAAACTGATATTCTGGCCCCTATATTCCACGCCTCACCTTGGAAACCGGCAACATTACCCCATGATCCTAGATTCGGGAACGGCCTAG